Below is a genomic region from Anoplopoma fimbria isolate UVic2021 breed Golden Eagle Sablefish chromosome 20, Afim_UVic_2022, whole genome shotgun sequence.
CAAAGTACAAGGAATGATGGGGAATGTGAACACCGAGGGTCTTTAACATGTCCCCCTTTCACagacaataataacaaaacaaaattcaggctacagctgttaaaaaacaacaacacatgactcttttttttttttttaaaagctcaacttctgcagtttttccctttccaaactttatttatgaaCCACCGTATTtactgttttcatttagttcattttttcatttatattttttgaaacgACTTCTCTCTCTTATTGTCATTGTCCGTCCTCTTGTTACCTGGAGGTGCTTCGGTCCTTGCATGACCAAAGCGCGCTTAATGCGTCTTTATCCGCTCTGCTGATAATTTACTAAAGAGAATGACACTCGGGCCTAATTGAGTTGATATGGGAAACGAATTTGAGGAGTGTCAGAGCGTTTCTAAACTGTTCAAGGACATTAAAGATAGAAGCGTGACATTTGACACGGAGATTGCACCTGATGATCGCCGGGCAGCCCGGGGCCACGCATTTAGACGCATCAATCACAGCCGCTGACAGCTCCCCACAATAATAGGGTGAGGTTATAGATGCACCCAGGGCCGTGAATTGTTTACTCCTGTGCGTGTAAACAATAagtgtttttcaatttttatttatttttctcattttttttaaaatttatttaaatagtcTGGAGACTTTTTCATTTACTAATTATCTGCTCCTCTGGACTTtggaaaaaatattatttcccTCCACACCGCTCAGAATAATCCCAGTCGAATAACATGaatgcagtttgtttatttctatctttttttttaatcagtgttatttttttatcaacgCTTTTCGTATATAGCCCCCCAGGCTGCGGCCCCGGCCTCGGTGGCATCTTTCTGTGGCCGGATTGCATTAAAATTAAACGGCTCATCTGGATAACAGGCCCGCCAGGCGGTGAAATGTGAGGCGGCTGAGGGCATGAAATCCCACACAGCGGACCCGGGTCGCCCATTAGGCCGGTTAAGTAGAAGCACAGACTGACAAGTCGGCCACTAATGGAGCTCAATTATTTCCAACTTGACAGGCCAAACCAATTAATAAGAGAAGGCCCGATGGAGTTTGACAGTGCGGCtttaaaaaatccaaatcaGTCCGTTCGTTTTTAATATCACGCACACTGAAATTTAAAGCGAGTACAAGATAGTGTGTTTAGATAATAAAGGggattattcattttaaaatgtgtgttaaaatagtttgggaaaaaaagtttttaatgcagtttttgAATAACGAAATTggtaataaattaattaataagagttgatttaaaaaaaatagcactgCAGTATTCATTCAAAGCTATCTTAATGCACCTGATTATcgacacatttcaaaataaaacgcaTTTATGGCGTTGCATGCTCAAAAACAAGTAATGCAACTTACAgcttagagaaaaaaacacatttaatcatGCAAGGTTTTCATTCTTTGTGGACTCACCTTCTTCTTGGGTCCAACTTCCTTGCGGTCCGACACGTACTTCCCGAGTTTGAAGACGCCCGGTACCGGTCCTATCCGGAGCCCGGCCGGGATGCTGCAGTCCGCGAACACACTGACGGTGGTGGTGGACGCCCGGGTGGCTTGCATGGCGTGGGGTGAGATCAGAACCATGAAGACTGATGGAGACCGAGTGGGAGAGTgcaaggaaggaggaagaagaagaagaagaagaagaagaggaggaggaggaggaggaggaggaagagaggatgaGGACCGGCCGATATCCGCCCTCAAAGTGATGCGTTGGCGTTATGCTCTCCGGCTTTTCTAGTGATGGTGCAGGCAAggtagccccccccccccaaacaacTCTTGCCACCCCAacacccaccccccacccctcccgaCCCCTCTGTGCAGAGAGGTGATGCTGTGCTATAAGGTAGGGGGGGGGAGCGGTCCTGAGTTTGCAGCAGTGAGTCGGAGcgcgactgtgtgtgtgtgtgtgtgtgtgtgtgtgtgtgtgtgtgtgtgtgtgtgtgtgtgtgtgtgtgtgtgtgtgtgtgtgtgtgtgtgtgtgagtgtgagagagttgGGCTCTCCCAGCAGCTGTGAGGAGAGGGGAAAACGGGCCGGCCTGGTCACATGGAGACTTTCCCTCACCCCGCCGCATAATGAATCGCTCCAAAACGGTCAAGAGACACAAAGGGCCAGGCGACCTTCCCATCCCCGAAATCCAATTTGTCaagagcagagaaaagagggagcAGAATCAAAGGTCCGGAGCGACCATTAATCCTCAGCATGTGGCTTTGTCCTCCAGACAGTTCCGATATTTTAACTGACAAATCCACTGTATAATTTATCCATAAATCCTCACCCTTTTCCATTCTCCCCTTTCAGGCCAGGTTTTTGGAAATCAGCAGCTACTTTAAATCTACTTGGCTGGCATTCTTTGAGGTTTTATCCACTTCAAAGCGCTTtattctccctcctccttttgttCCCGTAGTTTGACAAAAGAGCAGGAAAGTTTAGAGGACTTGTTAACTTCTATTGACTCTCGGCGTGTGCCGGGTTGAGATCAGGCAGGTACTGAAAAGGAACCAGCAgcaggacgagagagagagagagagagagagagagaggaaaaaaaaaacaacaactaaagaaTAACCATCAGCATCTTCCCAACGCACACACTTGTGgttttcttgtcttgtctttctCATTCAACACGTATATATTCTACTGTATCAGTGTGCAAGGGCCcagagaaaaaatacaattaaactAATCTGTTTCGGGAGGtaataatgacattattttacatttttgaatggTAGCTCAATTCAGACATTTTATTGAcgaagtattatttttttattatttttaaagttgctCAAAATGAACAATATCAGCAAACATCCTCCCAggaatatcatttaaatatatcgTGAAGACTTTAGACGAAAATCTGActtttgttgaataaaatgtgtaaaatgtttagtttattatgctttaattcattttcaattcCGCCCCAAAGTCACTGTAGATCgacatttttgtgaataaatgatTGATTTAAAGTCTTTGACTAATTAACTTGGGGGTCTTGGTGgtcttgattgattgattgattttatgacatgaaaataataataaaaaacatgttctgtCACGTTTGAAGCATGCGTCTCCAGAAATATTGCATGGACCTTTGTGACAATTCATTTTTCAGACAgtccatttgtttttgtaatggtTGGTGTCACTTAAAGGATGAATTAGTTATTCAGTTTATccgaaaaatttaaaaaatgccaaatatggAGACACATGTCTCACTGTAGAACTTTAATGGACCGTAAGCTCAACTGTAACCACATTAAGAATTTTAATGGAACATATTCATATACTGTAGGCCTACATTATTTCAGATCACGTGATTTTAATGGTAAAAGGATCTTAAAAGCCTGAAAATGATTGACTCTCTGCTTGGTTGGCACAGGTCGCCTGTTAATGAATGTATTATGATTGAAGTCGtcggagagaaagggaggaacaCGTGGCTCTGTGCAGCAGGTTGTCTCAAGTTATTGGAGCCTTTTGATGCTGATGATGAGTCCGAGCATAGAGGAAGAACAGAGGAACCTGTGGGCGATCAATTCAGACCATGAacactttgacctctgacctggtCACTGGGGACAAGAAACCTATTTTCTATCGCAAAGAAATCCCCAGGATATAATTGTTTAGAACAAATTAtaagaaattataaaaatgtccgGAAGTGATAGGAGTTATACCTTCACGCGGTatttaataagaataaataaaataaagaataaataacccAATACAAAATAACAACGACACATAATCCACAGCTAAGATTAGATCAGtggattcattatttttttgtttgaattcagtatGTTCAGGTAACAAATGCAGTAAATAAACTAATGGACATTAATCtacccctctctccctctgcaggcATCCctcgtctctctcctctctccctctcctccctgcgCTCCTCCACAGTCAGTCAAAGAGCCTGAACGACACGCGAACAATCTCATCAATGGGCGCAATGTTTGCGCCTGGCTGTGCGGAGGGGGTTATTTATTAACGCCTCGCCATTTGCGGCTGGTTCCCATCCACCCCTGcgctggtttttttttggttttttttaaagccctgCACTTCTCCACAGTGAAATGAATTATTCtccgaagaggaggaggaggaggaggaggaggaggaggaggaggggagaagtCGCTGGGGTGGATCTCCTCCCCGCTCCTCTGTGCGCTCCGAAGCCCCGAAGAGCAGTCAAAAGGCTCGGTGTCAGAGGGAGAACAGTGTCGGAGGCAAATGGgatggaaaaatgaaaatgaaatgaaatggctTGACCGGCGGTATTGTTCcacttgctttaaaaaaaaaaaaaaaaaaaaaaacacattaattacATGGTCTGATCCTTTTTTTCTGGGACAATATCAAGGAGTCAATCAACAGCATTCCTCCAGTGCGCATCTCTTAAATAAAACCCCCGCGTCTCTTTAATAAACGTAAATAACAACCGGAGAAGAATCGCAGTCCCCGAGACGTTTTTATGGTTCGGCTCTGCCCGGCTCTTGCCAGCCTTTTTGGGGAGGGGGATTTTAACTGTCTAAACGGTGGGGCTCTGATTTAACTGGTTGGCCATTAATGAGCCATGAATATAGAGGAACAACCTGTCTGCAAAGCAACGCGGTAAATACAGAGAGCAATGCCCCACCAGGGATCTCCATTCATGCTCCCCGACTATACTTCAGGGGGTGCCAAGGGTTCACCACCACCTCTCCTGGACTGGTTTCAATGGCCTACCATTTGAGACCCCTCCGAGCTCggaagaaaacacattttttatgtcGACCCATAAACTTTGTTCGGGTCTATTCAGAGGAGCCCAATCATTGTCCCACTTAGCAGTGTGGCCTATTTCTCACAGATTCCCACGTCTTTGAAATGACTCCGTGTTTGTCTAGATCCATTTATTTCCCCGCATGTAAGCCCACACCTTCGGCACCTCTCACATTTATTTGGTCACACTTCTTATagcctaattaaaaaaaaagaaggggaaaaaaaaaaagaaactttaaatCCTTGTGCTTTTGGTTTTCCCGGACAGGTTGAACTCTGTCCAGCAAAGGAATCAGAACGTATTATTATTCCTTTCAGATctcaaacaaagagagaaaaaaaaaagctttttggaCGGGCCTGTTTATCTTATtccttggcttttttttattctttctttctttctttctttacatcCACCGTGTTAGAGGTAGTTTGACTCTCTGAGAAACCTGGGGAAAGATGCAAGCTGCACCAGAGGCAGACCAGCTGCCTTGATGCGGGTGGGACATTAGCGACGCGTTTGAATAGTAATTATGCTTGTATGGGACTCCCACCAGATGACATGATTGGGATTTTAACCCagacaaatattcaaaatcGCATTAGAGATAGAGAGCCGAATAAACGGCACCTGATTCAACGCTGTTCATGCGTGATTTCATTCAAAATGCCTTCTCCCCTttttactccccccccccccccccgaaagGGGGCTGCACCGTTTCGGTATTCAAAGTCTctacaaagttgttttttttttttttttttaaagcgccGGGCTTTTTCAGGCCACATTTCCCTGACTTAAACTCACTTTGTCTCGCATGAGGAGACGCGTATAAAAGGCGTGTGAAGTTGCGTGAATTGATATGTTTCGGTGTACCTTATAAATTCATACCTTTTCTCACTCGAGCGCCTCGGAAAGAAAGTGTCACTCAGGCcgattctctctgctgtccgaCGCATTTAGCACAAGATCTATTTGAGAAGTTCATTCCTAGGCAAATGTATGCAGGCTGAATAGAGCAGCGTGTCAGCCGACCCTAATTGGGATTTAGCCACCCCAAAGCATGAGCACAAAGTGACAGAAAATCGCAGGTTTCAAAGAAAGTCACAACTTTTGCCCTTCTTGGTGAATACAAGTCGCTCTCTCCCTTAGCTCCGactgaaaacagcattttcttaTAGAGATGGAGGTTCGTGACCCAGTTGGCTGTGCGGCGTGTTTCTGGGGAACTAATATTGTGAGCAAAACAACTATGATGGCAAAGTGCATGTTTAAAGACACGTAACCTTCACTGGCCTATATGTTTGAACGAGGACAGATGTTTGAACCGAAGTCATGGTTATTATCTGAACAAATATCTGAATAATTGTATTGCCATTTTTTCCCATGtcacgttttttgttttttttagacaataaaaatgtataatttaaaatgttctgttttgtaGAGGATATTTTGCAGAAATCAATCATACAAACATTAATGATAATAGCaagcattttaataataataataataataataataataataataataatgataatgacaatgatgatgatgatgatgatgatgatgatgataataataatttgtgtctAAATTTtccatataaataaaaaaaggaaagggggtcacatttgtgatttgaaaatgtataggggatgcttttttgaaaaaaaccaGTTTGTGTTTGCGAGggattaatattttatatattcatttgaaTGATAAGACAACCCTCGTCTCTTCCAATGCGTCCGTTTTTCCACTGTGAAGACGAAACACCATGGAGAGCTCCGTattccgcacacacacacacgcagttcCAATGAATAACACGCTCCCTTGTCTGTTaattatatcaataataaatTGCATCTTTTCATATTGACGAGAAGTGCATCTATGTCCCTGAACTTGATCCTACATGTAAAGGCCGCTGATTACATTGTTCGGGTTGGATGCACATTAACAAACTAATTGTCTCCCGCCTGTTCGGGTGGGGTGAGCTTGTGGAAAGGATGTGCGAGAGAGATATTGATTACTTCAACATGACTTCTGTGTATAatcattgtaaaaaatatatatatttattaaggAATGATACAACACAGTAAGAGGCAGATCTAAGAGAGGCGCTTTGGCTCCAAATAATAGTTAAGGTCATTGCTcgtttttatttcatcttgcTTGTTTATCATTATATTGTCATCTgaattttcatcttttttgcAAATTGCCTTGCAAATATAAATACCTccgattttgtttgttttttttagatatttttggGAGTGGGAGATGTTATCGttttgttgaacatttttgtattcaaaGTTCTCAGGTATTAGAGTGTTTATCCAGCATATCCTTTCCAAATGTAGTCTAATCACAGTTGAACCATTAAATGTTAggaatttaacattaaaaaatgtgatttattttattttattgcagtgATCATTCCTAATTTTGTTTAGGTTTCCACTATTGTAGAAGCATTCCACTGTGATATAATAGTAGTTTTTTGATCTTCCCTTGACTTAAGTCATTATTAAAATGATGGCACAgtagtgtttttgttgccataATAACACTGGTCCTGTTCCTATCTTTTGTTGTTCAGTTTCTCTCAGAGGATTGGTGTGTTGCATGTCTCTGCTCTAAGCCCCTGAGCAGGACACTGAGTGTGTTTGGCATCTGCTGGCCAGATCCAATCGCTCCCaatcagcagcaggaggaaaaggTGTGGATGTGGATGGAATGAGGACAGGAAACGGCTGTGTGCCGTCACTCCACTGCAGGACCGAATTTGACTGACGTATTCCTTAGCCCTCCAGAAAGTGTCAGGGTGACCGCCTCGACCCTCAGGTGATTCTGTCTTTCTCTCGGTTTTGCTGTTCCCTCGCTACTTCCTTTCCCTTTTTCCACTTTTATCCCTTCCAAGCCAAAACAAGCAACATCTATCTCAGTCAGTTGAGCAAAAACATGCTTTTACCAGCATTTCATGAAATAGTATTGGTAACATCCTGTGTCCTTATGTGGCAGTAGACACTAGAAACGACAAGGTAATTGAATGCTGATAGCTTTATTTGCAGCAAGTAGAATAAAAGGGGGAGTGTAAGGCACACAAACGTTAAGAGACCATGTTGAATGTTAGTAGTGAGGCATATTTAAACCCTCTGTGGCTAAGGGTCATTCATGGTCTTCTTGTCCAGGGCAAAGGGCGAAGGTCAGTGCCCAGACATGGGCTTTGGTCAGTGCAAAGCTCAGAGGGGCGTGGAGGTTTAGGGGCGAGAGGAGGTCACTTGGGAACGCATGCTGCTCATTCTTCGTCGGAGTCGTCGGCTGCACCGGTGATGGTGTAGGTTTGTTCCTGGTGGTCCATCTCCAGCACCTGATCCTCATTTTTAACCGTTCTGTAGGGAAGGACAGAAAATCTCAAAAAGGGCTCAAGTATCCAAAAGAAGTTCTTTGGACCTCTAAGTAGCCGTATGCTGGCTTTAAAGCCAGTTTAAGTAATTATTTCCTAAACACGGGCATGTCTGATATATTTTCTGAGTTTCAGTGCTGCGATACAAAGAATgtatgtttgaaagaaaaagaagagatacCTGGTGGTACCTTTACCTAATGAGTACCGTCCTCCTCTCCGTCAGCTCCACAGCCTGCTCTGCATAGGGCTCATTGTTGCCTTCATATCCATCGGATCCATATCCCATCCCTGCATCACCCATTCCTCCACCAATCTTCCCCATTCCGCCGATGCCTGACAGTGCAACACCTCCATTTCTATCTATGCCTCTGCCAGTCCCATCACCCATCCCTCCACCAACACTGCCATTTTCTACACTAAACCCAATGCCAGTGCCACTCATGCCACCGGAACCTGTAGTGCCAACCCCTGCACCCATTCCAACACCACCTTCACCTTTGCCTCCGGTGCCGAATCCCATATTTCCACTACCACCCATACCTCCAACACCAGTGCCAACACCTCCAGCCCTAGTGCCCAAACCTCCACCCCCAGTACCCACACCTCCAGCACCAGTGCCCAAACCTCCAGCACCACTGCCCACACCTCCAGCACCAGGGCCCGAACCTCCAGCCCCAGTACCCAATCCCCCAACACCAGTACCAGCACCAACGCTTCCAGCACCAAGCCCGTTAGCACCAGTTCCAACACCACTCATTCCTCCAGCACCCACTCCTCCCCTGCCTCCACCAGTACCGACACCCCCAGCACTAGCTCCTACACCTACTACCCCAGCTCCCAATCCATGAGCGCCACCCATGTCTACCCCTCCTGCCCTACCAGCAGGACCATTCTTGTCATCCGGACCTCCAGCACCAGTTCTTCCACCCATTCCTCCAGCCCCACTGCCCGGAGCCATGCCCATACCTCCTGCACCTATGCCCCCACCCAttcctcctccactccccaTGCCTCCAACACCTCCACCACTACCTCCCATCATCCCACCACCCATTCCACCAACACCACCCAtgccccctccacctccactgaAGCTCATCCCACCACCAATGGCGCTCATGCTACAGCTGGTAAGGGACAAGGTTTGCATCATGCCAGAGAGCCGCAGATCCTCCCCTTCAATAAGTTTTCtgtaacaaaaaatgtttttttgaaaaggaccaaacttttgtttacatttatttaaaaatatttcatagCACTACATCAATTTTAATGTATTGATTACTTCACCTGTATGTTGTAATCTCAATCTCCAGAGCCATCTTCATATTCAGGAGATCCTGGTACTCGCGCAAGTGCAGTGCAATTTTCCCCTTTGTGGATTTTAGCTCAAGGTGCAGGGCCTCAATCCGAGCCTATTAGGTTAACAGAGCCATAATATTACTGTTACTACTTAATTATTGTGGTGGCTTTGTGTCTGCATGAATGAAAGTAAGCGTATTTGTTCGCAATTGACTCTGGTGTGTACCTGTTTGCGGCCTCGGACTATATGAGTCAATCTTTACCTGCAGGTCTTCCAGTTCCTTCTTGTACTTTTCTTGTGCCTCTCGGATCTGGGCCTCAAGAGCTTCATTCCTGCTCCGCATGGCATCCAAGTCACGGTCTTTGCTTTGGATCTGgagatattttaattattatagtaATTTTATATTAATTGTCAATCAAGcctcattaattcattttcacattGGATACTCACGTCCTTTTTGGCACCTGCTATTTCATCTCTAATGCTTCGAACCTTATCCACGTGCCTCGAAGTCTTACTGGTCAGATCTTCAAACTTGTTTTTATACCATGAATCCATCTCCTGAAAATATggaatgaaaaatacaaatgaattaaatcaacaacacagagaactTGACCTCAGACCAAGCTGAAGTGAAATTATTTTACCTGGAGATTTTTGGCTGCGATGTCGTCATACTGCGTTTGGATTTGTTTCAAAGCAGCTGCCAGGTCAGGTAGGGCAAATGCACTCTGAGCTGACGCGTGAGCTGAGTAGATCTGTTTCATGAGCTCCTCAATTTCCTGGAAAGGAAAAAATCGTGGGTAATCATACCAAAATGGAAGGCAAACTAGATACATACTTCTTACATGAAGATAGTATCCACCTGTTGATGGACCCGTTTTAGGAATTCAATTTCAACTTCCATCTGCTCCAGCTTCTTCTCCAAGGCAATGCGTGAGGAGGTGGCTTTGTCAACATCCTGAAGAACATACACCATGGTTTTAATGTGGGTTTGGGACTGTAAATTAATTAGATGATTAAGGAAATATTGGCTAATTAAATGTAACCTACTGGACGGAAGGTTTCAATGTCCAACTCAGctttcctcctcagctccactGCCTCCTCGTATTTGATTTTGATTGCCTCCAGTTGAGCAGCTGTGGACTCCTTAGCCGCCAAGGAAATGTCCTGAAAACCAAGAAACCAGAAGTAATATGGTCGTCTATGAGATTTGAAGGTGTGTGCAAGGATGTGTGCAAAATGTAGATCAGCCActtttgcattttgcattttatatcttcataactgtgtgtgtgtgtgtgttttcagatgaACAATCAAGCCATCTCATCTGTGCATAACACATAGCTGAAGACAGCTGTACTCCGTGACACCTTAACACGCTCAGGCACCTCTCCATTTGCCTGCCAGAAATAAGCCTGTTACCAGGTAAGGAACCTTGAAAACACCAAGTTGACGTCTTGTATCGTTGCTTGGATGGATCAGCTACAGCTCAGTGAGGTGTAAACCTGTCCCTATGCTCTGTTGAGCATCTGAAATGTAAACGGAGAAACAGAGGCGATGTGAGGCTCGGAGAATTCTGTCTCACCCGCTGAACTCTCATCTGGTCGGCGATCTTTTTCAGCTCCCTCAGTTGCTCCTCATATAAAAGGCGCAGACCAGATGGACTCTCAAAGCGGTTCTGGTAGGCCTCAATCTCCGCTTCCAGAAGCTTGTTCTGCTGCTCAAGTGAGCGAACCtgtgagcacaaaaaaaaactcctcaGGGACTTTGAGTGCGTCTGAACCAGACACCACAACATGTTCCCTGTCCTTGTGCTCAAAGAAATGTGAGTAATATGCTCCCATTTTTCAACGAAAAGGcctgacaaataaaataagtagAATGTGGTCACTTTGAAGGCTCTTTTACCTTGTCAATGTATACAGCCAGTCTGTCATTGAGGACGACCATCTCCTGTCTTTCAGTTGTGCGGGTGTTGAGGAACACTTGGTTTTCGGCTGAAGCCACATCCAGATCCATAGGCTGTTCTCCACTTGGCCCAACACAGACCATGGCTCCTGCACTCACCCTGAAAGGAAATTTTCTTTCAATGTCAAATAATAATCTAACTGTTCAGCCCTCTTACTCATAAACCCAACATCTGTTCATCTGACGGAACTTACCCTGCTCCTGCCATTCGAGTCCTGCGTGCAGCCGAGGCGGTCCTCCGTCCCACCGACTCCATGCGCATGCTGCCGGCCCCGGCTCTGCAGGAGTAGCCGGCGGAGGCATGACGGGCGTCTCTCCTGGTGGGGGATGGGCTTGACACCCTGACCTGgtaggagctgctgctgctgtcctcaaAGTGACGGCGGTAGGATGAGATCCTATCCGGGCTGCGACTCATGGTGGCGGCAGCGACTGTGTTTCCTCTGGTTCTCTGATGGGAGATGAAGGAAAATACTCAAGCAGGGCCTGTGTGTGGTTTGCTGCTCTTTGCTTCACTGTTCCACCTTGTTTGCACTCCCTGATTGTCAACCCGGTCTCAGGTTTTATACTGCCCATTGCCAGCCAGGCCCCAGCTCTGTCAGAGACAGCCCAGTTCATGAGCCCGGACCTGTGGAATCTCGAACCTCTGCACCAAATCAGGCTTGACCTGCCGCTCAGATATCTGCCAGCAGCTTGTGAGGAGCAGAGCTTGGCTGGGATAGTGGCTGACGGCATCACCCATTAGTCTTTCTGGAAAACACAGAATGCGATCACCTATCAGACCCCCTTTTAGAAGCACAGTGGGTTTTGCTGGGATTACAGTACATCCACCTCCTCATTGTCCACTACAGAACTGGGCAGCAGAAAGGCAAATAAGCAGGCAAGCAGGCAGCAGCCAGTAGGTGCAGCACTGACGTGATCTGCTCTGATGGGACGAGGGACTTTAATTGAATGCTGAGCCGAAGCTGGAGGGTGACCTGATGAGGCTGCGGCTGCAGAGGAACAAAGAGCCCCAGCATGATTTGACATAAATGAGCACTTATTTGTCTGATctgttttcaacatattaaGACCATAGTAATCAGAAAAAGAGGGACAAAATGAAATTAACTGCTGCTGGGGGAAATAAGGAGGCagaagaaaagggggggggggggggggtagtcTGGAGTTCATGGTTGACATGGCACAGTGATATGAGGGGAGAAAACAGTGCAGGGGCGATTCTTTATTGACACCTTCAGGGTCACTTTGTCAGGGGTCAGTAAACATGCACTGTCCataatatttactgtaaacatgAAATACCAGCAACATTAACCCCATAGAAAACCCAACACACaggtgacaaacacacacacgtacattaTAACCttcccaaaaaaacaatgatttttgttttcagcacatttacaaaatgctttttaatataCTGTTCCTGTGACAACCTGTCTTGATGGATTAAGCTAGCACCTATTCCTTTCCATTGAGCTCAGATCTTGCAGCAGCGTGGGACTTTTTGGGGGGAGGTGAAGTCAGTCCCATGAACGATCATGGGACCAGCTCATTTCATGTGGCAACCAAATAGCATCACTCATCGTTGTGGTATTTTCTATTACAGTAGGCCTATTTATGAAACCTTACTTCAAATGCTGACACAACCCCAACTTCCACgtcttcattttttcattcagcTAAAAATTGCTAAGGGGAACACAAATAACACGATTTAGTCTCACAGACCTTACATTACATTCCTTCTTTAACAGTTCATTTTAATTGTGTTCACTCATTTGGGGGTTCCCGTTGCCAGCTTGAAGAATACTGTTCATAATATGAACACAAATGTTATTAACACCTCCGGGCCAGATTATATACTCATGCATTTGTTAAGTCACTTTGTGGTCAGTTTCCCATTCAGTGACAATGATTCAG
It encodes:
- the zgc:172323 gene encoding desmin; the protein is MSRSPDRISSYRRHFEDSSSSSYQVRVSSPSPTRRDARHASAGYSCRAGAGSMRMESVGRRTASAARRTRMAGAGVSAGAMVCVGPSGEQPMDLDVASAENQVFLNTRTTERQEMVVLNDRLAVYIDKVRSLEQQNKLLEAEIEAYQNRFESPSGLRLLYEEQLRELKKIADQMRVQRDISLAAKESTAAQLEAIKIKYEEAVELRRKAELDIETFRPDVDKATSSRIALEKKLEQMEVEIEFLKRVHQQEIEELMKQIYSAHASAQSAFALPDLAAALKQIQTQYDDIAAKNLQEMDSWYKNKFEDLTSKTSRHVDKVRSIRDEIAGAKKDIQSKDRDLDAMRSRNEALEAQIREAQEKYKKELEDLQARIEALHLELKSTKGKIALHLREYQDLLNMKMALEIEITTYRKLIEGEDLRLSGMMQTLSLTSCSMSAIGGGMSFSGGGGGMGGVGGMGGGMMGGSGGGVGGMGSGGGMGGGIGAGGMGMAPGSGAGGMGGRTGAGGPDDKNGPAGRAGGVDMGGAHGLGAGVVGVGASAGGVGTGGGRGGVGAGGMSGVGTGANGLGAGSVGAGTGVGGLGTGAGGSGPGAGGVGSGAGGLGTGAGGVGTGGGGLGTRAGGVGTGVGGMGGSGNMGFGTGGKGEGGVGMGAGVGTTGSGGMSGTGIGNGGVALSGIGGMGKIGGGMGDAGMGYGSDGYEGNNEPYAEQAVELTERRTVLIRTVKNEDQVLEMDHQEQTYTITGAADDSDEE